In the Helianthus annuus cultivar XRQ/B chromosome 11, HanXRQr2.0-SUNRISE, whole genome shotgun sequence genome, one interval contains:
- the LOC110888325 gene encoding uncharacterized protein LOC110888325 isoform X1 → MAPKVAKKERAKPTKKVKSELESMSESRHNMAAYLQPEGSISPEFTGIMEYLHRARINYAITTQHVAYQSHIKAFWSSAVIETVENKEVIRATVAEKPVVITENTIRERLRLGDQPEDPTSIDLQCQRGLLMRLQYSDDVLANQINKKYMPLRYKFLLHILIHCLSNKRSGYDLSPIDLTGLFTALILNKPFNISRYIFDNLKENARRPLPSATQRTSTKFWLYPRFLQMMIDDQIPDLAKAEADVLPVNPMNERTLLIFKSMAAYKESDPIRKLIGHLDIPNYEAPQHNKWRRDASDSDNEEPRLIALADTQLGAKHGIKATRKSAGSSSAATRVEVDVNVAAEDVQGLFVDPDASIGASGDGGTVVVETGGSTGGEGGDAGQSGTVATDKGKGKVDQPRKLVDESSSSSDEEGGSGDGGSSSEDDNPPPPGMKKVFDKRGNPRFVRIKKTGSTGESDQDEDYTLTSPGFLKKRKAKRQNVRSSKKAAGDSSIPVSVQPSSAPEQQFPPSGDQLTEKETLELMSSPQRSSGTRTVTVDQQPPATPTSGTHARPPLTITGPTGASGQAG, encoded by the coding sequence atggcaccaaaagtaGCGAAAAAGGAACGGgcaaagccaacaaagaaggTGAAATCGGAGCTTGAatctatgtctgaatctagacataacatggctgcATATTTACAACCGGAAGGGAGTATCAGTCCGGAGTTTACTGGAATCATGGAGTATCTTCATAGGGCGCGCATCAATTATGCTATCACAACACAGCACGTTGCCTATCAGTCGCACATCAAGGCGTTTTGGAGTTCAGCTGTGATTGAAACGGTGGAGAATAAGGAAGTGATCAGGGCAACAGTTGCTGAAAAACCCGTGGTTATAACAGAAAACACTATCAGAGAACGTCTACGGCTTGGAGATCAACCGGAAGATCCTACTTCTATAgatttacaatgtcagcggggGTTACTGATGAGGCTGCAATACAGCGACGACGTTCTTGCCAATCAGatcaacaagaagtatatgccgcttcgatacaagttCCTGTTGCATATTCTTATTCATTGCCTAAGCAACAAGCGTTCTGGGTATGATCTGTCACCGATCGATTTGACTGGATTGTTTACGGcgctgattctgaacaagccgttcaacatatctcGGTATATCTTCGACAATCTGAAGGAAAACGCTCGAAGGCCACTTCCGTCTGCAACACAGCGAACATCCACCAAATTCTGGTTATATCCCAGGTTTCTGCagatgatgatagatgatcagattcctgatcttgctaaagccgAGGCAGATGTTCTTCCTGTTAATCCAATGAATGAGCGTACTCTGCTGATATTCAAGTCTATGGCCGCCTATAAGGAATCGGACCCAATTAGGAAACTTATTGGTCATCTGGATATTCCTAACTACGAGGCACCGCAGCACAACAAATGGCGTCGAGACGCGAGCgattctgataatgaagagccaaggttaatcgctttggctgatacgcagctcggggctaaacatggaatcaaagcAACAAGGAAGTCagctggcagttctagtgctgcaaCACGTGTTGAGGTTGATGTCAATGTTGCTGCAGAAGACGTTCAGGGATTGTTTGTAGATCCTGATGCTAGTATTGGTGCaagtggtgatggtggtactgTGGTTGTTGAAACAGGTGGTAGTACAGGTGgagaaggtggtgatgctggtcaGTCTGGTACTGTTGCGACTGACAAGGGTAAAGGCAAAGTAGATCAGCCAAGAAAGCTAGTTGATGAAAGCAGCTCATCTTCTGATGAGGAAGGAGGTTCGGGTGATGGTGGTTcatcgtctgaggatgataatcctcctcctccagggatgaagaaagtctttgataaacgcgGGAACCCCCGGTTTGTGCGTATAAAGAAGACGGGTAGTACTGGAGAATCTGACCAAGATGAAGATTATACGCTTACTTCTCCGGGTTTTCTTAAGAAGAGGAAGGCAAAAAGGCAGAATGTTCGTTCATCAAAGAAAGCTGCTGGTGATTCCTCTATTCCAGTTTCTGttcagccttcatctgctcctgagcagCAGTTTCCTCCCTCTGGTGATCAATTGACTGAAAAAGAGACGCTGGAGCtaatgtcttctcctcagaggtcctctgggacgcgcacggtgactgttgatcaacagccgcctgcaactcccacCTCAGGTACACATGCTCGACCCCCTCTCACTATTACTGGTCCTACAGGCGCTTCGGGTCAGGCTGGTTAG